The sequence CGGGCACGTGGTTGGCGTCGCGCCTAGGCCACGACAATCCACAGAAAGCGGCAGGAATGCCCTCCCCCTCCCTCCAGCATCACCCCCGCCCAAGACTTTCGCCGTCGCCGCTGGCTCAAGCGCATAGAAGAGAGGTGGTCTGGCCTTGTTGGACAGGACGGGAAAGATAGGTGATAACCATCGGTAGTTGGAGTATCAGGCTGCTTTCCTCAGCCCGAATTGGAAGTAGACCTCATCAGGGGTCAATCTGCCAAGCGCCTGGTGAGTTCACGCGAAATGCTGTAACAAAAGGTCCCGCCATATTGACGGGGCCTTTTGTTTCTGCTCACCAAGTCATCAGCATACCTTTGCCAGCGCGGACTGCTGTTTCCATGGAATTGTCTTTGCTGTCGATGGCCTGTTTCACTTATCGGTGCCCTTTTCGCCACCCACGTCTTTCTTGGTCGCTGGGGTAGTTGCTGTTTCCTTCACGGCTGCGCCACCTTTTGTGCCCATCCCCGACTTGGGCATTCCTTTTTTGCCCATTACTGCTCCCATATGACTTTTCTCTGTCCCCATTTTTTTCTGATGTTTTTCCATTTGTTGCATCCTTTTCATTTTACTCATGTGCGCGTCCGCACCGGCGGATGCGGTACTAAGGGCGCCAAACGCGAAAGCGATAGCAGTGGCAGTCACTAATACAAGTTGGCTTTTCATCATCTATTCCTCTTGATTGTAGAATTGGATAGGCTTATCTCGTTGAACGCTGCGGTGTATGCTGTTCATGAAGCTTGCGAACCAGGTTGTAGTTCTGCTCGACACCTTGCAATTGGCGCTCTACGATATCACGTACGTCCGTCGGTAAATCCGAGTCCAGCGCTTTACGGTAGGATTTGACCGCTACGGCTTCGCCGCGTTCGACCTCTTCCAGTATCGCCTTATCGTCTTTGCCGGTAATTTTGGCTTTAACATTCTCCCAGCCGCGGTGCAGTGCGCCTAATGTGCTGCCGCTCGTTTCAGGATCTCCGCCCAAGCGCCTTACCTGCTCTTGTAACTCGCGGGCACCATTCGCGCAGGTGCGCGCCCTTTCCTTAAATACTGTTTTTAACTCAGGATCAGAGACGTCTTCAGCGCTGGTTGAAAACCCTTGCTCACCGTCTTTGCAGGTTTCAATTAGTTCATTCAGTGTGGAAATAACCTTATCGTTGTCCATGTAGACCTCCTATAACGAGTTAGCATGATTGATGGCATCGCTTGTAACGCAATTAAGTGCCCACTTTGTGTTTGCCTGTCCGCTGTTTGAACACGGCATATTCAGCGTCTGTTACCACGGCGCAACTGGGGGATCGCTTATGCGGCGAAATTCCTGTTTTGGATATAGAGGCCGAATGCACTTTGCACCCCCCTACGCACCCCCAGATTGATTGGGCGAACTGGAAGATGAGGTCAACACTCTTTAAGTTATTGTTTTAGAGCTTGATATTGGTCGGGGCGAGAGGATTTGAACCTCCGACCACCGCAACCCCATTGCGGTGCGCTACCAGGCTGCGCTACGCCCCGATGAAGGGCTCAAGGATAGACTACGGCGATGATATTGCAACCCGCAAATGTGCGGCTCAGTGGCTAAGATATTCGAGCAGCTCTTCGAGTTCCAGCCGGGTCTGGTAGACGATTTGCTGACTCTGCGCGCTGTCTTCCTTGGCGGCGACACCAGTGAGCTTCTGTCGCGCGCCGCCGATCGTATAGCCCTGCTCGTACAACAGGCTGCGAATCTGCCGTATCAGCATTACGTCGTGGCGTTGGTAATAGCGGCGATTGCCGCGCCGTTTGACGGGTTTGAGCGAAGGAAATTCCTGCTCCCAGTAGCGCAGCACGTGCGGCTTGACGCTACACAGCTCGCTCACTTCGCCAATAGTGAAATATCGTTTGGTTGGTATTGCAGAAAGCTGCTTATATTCAGTCGCTTCCAGCATAAGCTTCGACCTTGGCTTTAAGTTTCTGACCCGGCCGGAAAGTTACCACGCGGCGCGCGGTAATCGGAATTTCCTCTCCCGTCTTGGGATTCCTCCCCGGACGCTGATTTTTATCGCGTAACGCAAAATTGCCGAAGCCGGATAGTTTGACCGCCTCGTCCCGCTCCAGTGCGTTGCGGAGCTCCTCGAAAAAAATCTCGACCAGCTCCTTGGCCTCGCGCTTGTTAAGCCCCAGCTCCTCGAATAGCTTTTCAGCCATATCGGCCTTAGTCAGCGCCATACTACACCCTTAACGTTGCCCCAAGCCTTTGCGCCAAGCCAGTGACGATGTGCGATACGGCAGCATCAACGTCTTTATCGGTTAGAGTGCGCGTTAATCCCTGTAAAATCAAGCCTAAAGCGAGACTCTTTCGCCCCGCAGCTACGCCATAGCCCCTATATACGTCAAATACATAAACATCTCGCAATAAATCGTCAGCTGTCTTGATGACACACTGCGTCACTTGCGTCGCAGTGACCGCTTCGTCGACGATGATCGCGATGTCCCTGCGGATTGCCGGAAATCTGGATATCTCCTGGACGGGTGCGACGCCGTTACGGCGAAGCAGCGCCGTTTCAAGCTCCCAGAGGAATACGCGCCGCGGCAAATCCAGCCGTCGCTCCAGCGCCGGCTGCACCGCGCCCAGGCGCCCGATCACCTTGTCATTGAGCACGATCCGCGCCGCCTGCCCGGGGTGTAGCGCCGCGGCGGCGTCCGGCTCGAAATGAACCCCGCCGGACAGCCCGGCCAACCCCAGTAAAGCTTCCACGTCAGCCTTCACGTCGAAAAAGTCGACTGCCCGGGCGGTAGCGCCCCACTGTTCGGGAAGCATGTCGCCGCTTACCAGTCCGGCCAGCATCGGCGTCTGCTGCAAGCCGTGTTCGGTATCCACAAACTGCTGGCCGAATTCGAACAGCTTCACCCGCGATTGCTGTCGATTGAAATTGTACTGGGCCGCTTTCACGAGCCCCGGCCACAGGCTGGTGCGCATTACCGAGAGGTCCGCGGAAATGGGGTTCGTGACGCGCAGGGGCGCGCGTCCGGGATTGAACAGCTTATTTGTTTCCGCGTCCACGAAACTGTACGTGATCGCCTCCTGATAGCCGCGATCGACCAGCAAGGTGCGCAGACGCCGGAGGTCCTGGCCGCTATTGATACGCATTATTGGCTCGTGGCCCGCGATGGTGGCCGGGATGTGATCGTAACCATAGACGCGGCCGACCTCTTCGATCAGGTCGGCTTCAATGCGTAGATCGAAGCGGCACGACGGCGGTACAACCCACAATGACTCGCGGTCGGTCCCCAACGCGCATCCCAGAGACCGCAAAATTTCGCTTATGCGGGGCGTAGGTATGGATACGCCCAGCACCCGTGCAACCTGCGTTGGTCTTAAGCTAGTGCGGCCGCGTGACGGCAGATGTTCGGCGCTGACGACATCCTGCACCGGCCCCGCATCGCCGCCCGTGATGCCCAGCAACAGGCCGGTGGCGCGTTCCAGCGCCTTCACCTGCAACTCGGGATCGACACCGCGCTCGAAGCGATGTGAGGATTCGGTCGCAAGTCCATAGATTCGCGCCCGACCGGCAATCGCGCCCGGACTGAAATGAGCGCTCTCCAGAAAAATATCGCGCGTGTGCACCCCCACGGCGCTGTCCTGGCCACCCATGATGCCGGCCAGCGCCAGCGGCCGCGCGTGATCCGCGATAAGCAAGGTGCCCGCCGCGACCTTGATCTCCTGGTCGCCCAGCAGGGTGAGCTTCTCGCCATCGTTGGCTTGTCGCACGCGAATGCCGCCCGTCAAACGGCCAAGATCGAACGCGTGCATGGGCTGGCCCAGCTCCAGCATCACGTAATTCGTAACATCGACGACTGGATCGATGCTGCGCAGCCCGCATCGCCGTAACCGTTCCCGCATCCATAGCGGCGCCTGCCGGCCTGTCGCGATGGATCGAATCACGCGCCCTGCGTAGCGCGGGCAATCCGCGGGTGCTTCGATGCTCACCGGGAAATGATGCTCGTGAATGGCCGGGACCGGCTGCACGTCCATGCCCCGGATCACCGTGCCAGTCAGCGCGGCGACTTCGCGCGCCATGCCGGCGATACAGAGACAATCGGCGCGGTTCGGGGTCAGCTCGATCTCCATCACCTTGTCGTCGAGACCGAGATGATCCCGGATCGATTGTCCGATTTGCGCGTCACCGTCCAGACGCAGCAGGCTCTCGGAAGTCTCGGCGAGTCCCAGATCGCACGCCGAACACAACATGCCGCGCGATTCCACGCCCTGCACCTCAAGCGCCTCAACTCGCCTGCCCTCCGGCAGTTCGGCGCCCACGCGAGCGAACGCCGCGAGCCATCCCGCTTCCACATCGGGCGCGCCGCAGACGACTGTCAAGGTGTTAGCGCCGCCATCGTCGACACGACATAGCTTGAGCGACTCCGTGTGTGGGTGCGGCCAAACATCGGTTACGCGCGCAACAACTACGCCTTGAAAAGCTGGCGCCGCCGGCCACATGCAGGCTAGCTCGAGCCCGGCCATGGTCAAGCGCTCCGCCAGCGCTTCGGTAGAGATGGGCGGGTTCACCCACGCCCGTAACCACCCTTCATTGATTCTCATGAGTGATAATGTTGGGATTAAGCCGCGCAATCGCGCCGCCGCCAAGCTACGGCGTCAGGCGAACTGCCGCAGAAAACGCAGGTCGTTTTCAAAAAACAGCCGCAAGTCGTTGACACGATAGCGAAGCATGGCCATGCGCTCGATGCCAAGCCCGAACGCGTAACCGGTAAAGCGCTCCGGGTCGATGCCGACATGCTTAAACACGTGCGGATGCACCATGCCGCAGCCCATCACCTCCAGCCATCCGGATTGACCGCACACGCGACAGCCGCGCCCTCGGCAGATTACACACTGGATGTCGACTTCCGCAGACGGCTCGGTAAAAGGGAAATATGATGGCCGGAACCGCGTGCTTAAATCGTCTTGCTCAAAGAATGTCTGAAGGAACTGGTTCAACACACCTTTGAGATCCGAGAAAGCCACATTTTCGTCCACCAGCAACCCTTCGACCTGATGAAACATGGGGCTGTGCGTCAAATCCGAGTCGCGCCGGTACACCCGCCCCGGCGCGATGATGCGCAGCGGCGGCGGCGTGGACTGCATGACGCGAATCTGCACCGGCGAGGTATGCGTGCGCAACAGGCTGCCATCGTCGAAATAAAACGTGTCGTGCATGGCGCGCGCCGGATGGTGGGCTGGTATGTTCAGTGCCTCGAAGTTGTGGTAATCGTCCTCGATCTCCGGACCCTCCGCCACGACAAAACCAATCTGCGCGAACAGGGCTTCGATGCGCTCCAGAATCAGGGTGACGGGATGCAGTCCGCCCGGCTGCTGCCCCCTGCCCGGCAAGGTGACATCAAGCGCCTCGCTTCTCAGCCGCGCATCGAGCCGGCTTGCTTGTAGAACTTCCTTGCGCGCCGCGATCGCCGTCTGAACTTGCTGTTTGGCCGCGTTGATCGCTTGGCCCGCGGCAGGCCGTTGTTCGGCGGGCAGACTGCCGAGTGATTTAAGGCGCTCGGTGAGAAGTC is a genomic window of Gammaproteobacteria bacterium containing:
- a CDS encoding PA2169 family four-helix-bundle protein; this encodes MDNDKVISTLNELIETCKDGEQGFSTSAEDVSDPELKTVFKERARTCANGARELQEQVRRLGGDPETSGSTLGALHRGWENVKAKITGKDDKAILEEVERGEAVAVKSYRKALDSDLPTDVRDIVERQLQGVEQNYNLVRKLHEQHTPQRSTR
- a CDS encoding MerR family transcriptional regulator; its protein translation is MLEATEYKQLSAIPTKRYFTIGEVSELCSVKPHVLRYWEQEFPSLKPVKRRGNRRYYQRHDVMLIRQIRSLLYEQGYTIGGARQKLTGVAAKEDSAQSQQIVYQTRLELEELLEYLSH
- the ihfA gene encoding integration host factor subunit alpha, with amino-acid sequence MALTKADMAEKLFEELGLNKREAKELVEIFFEELRNALERDEAVKLSGFGNFALRDKNQRPGRNPKTGEEIPITARRVVTFRPGQKLKAKVEAYAGSD
- the pheT gene encoding phenylalanine--tRNA ligase subunit beta, whose amino-acid sequence is MRINEGWLRAWVNPPISTEALAERLTMAGLELACMWPAAPAFQGVVVARVTDVWPHPHTESLKLCRVDDGGANTLTVVCGAPDVEAGWLAAFARVGAELPEGRRVEALEVQGVESRGMLCSACDLGLAETSESLLRLDGDAQIGQSIRDHLGLDDKVMEIELTPNRADCLCIAGMAREVAALTGTVIRGMDVQPVPAIHEHHFPVSIEAPADCPRYAGRVIRSIATGRQAPLWMRERLRRCGLRSIDPVVDVTNYVMLELGQPMHAFDLGRLTGGIRVRQANDGEKLTLLGDQEIKVAAGTLLIADHARPLALAGIMGGQDSAVGVHTRDIFLESAHFSPGAIAGRARIYGLATESSHRFERGVDPELQVKALERATGLLLGITGGDAGPVQDVVSAEHLPSRGRTSLRPTQVARVLGVSIPTPRISEILRSLGCALGTDRESLWVVPPSCRFDLRIEADLIEEVGRVYGYDHIPATIAGHEPIMRINSGQDLRRLRTLLVDRGYQEAITYSFVDAETNKLFNPGRAPLRVTNPISADLSVMRTSLWPGLVKAAQYNFNRQQSRVKLFEFGQQFVDTEHGLQQTPMLAGLVSGDMLPEQWGATARAVDFFDVKADVEALLGLAGLSGGVHFEPDAAAALHPGQAARIVLNDKVIGRLGAVQPALERRLDLPRRVFLWELETALLRRNGVAPVQEISRFPAIRRDIAIIVDEAVTATQVTQCVIKTADDLLRDVYVFDVYRGYGVAAGRKSLALGLILQGLTRTLTDKDVDAAVSHIVTGLAQRLGATLRV
- the pheS gene encoding phenylalanine--tRNA ligase subunit alpha, which gives rise to MQELDILVTQALRDIERCDEEQALDARRVQYLGKKGLLTERLKSLGSLPAEQRPAAGQAINAAKQQVQTAIAARKEVLQASRLDARLRSEALDVTLPGRGQQPGGLHPVTLILERIEALFAQIGFVVAEGPEIEDDYHNFEALNIPAHHPARAMHDTFYFDDGSLLRTHTSPVQIRVMQSTPPPLRIIAPGRVYRRDSDLTHSPMFHQVEGLLVDENVAFSDLKGVLNQFLQTFFEQDDLSTRFRPSYFPFTEPSAEVDIQCVICRGRGCRVCGQSGWLEVMGCGMVHPHVFKHVGIDPERFTGYAFGLGIERMAMLRYRVNDLRLFFENDLRFLRQFA